The following are encoded together in the Candidatus Omnitrophota bacterium genome:
- a CDS encoding IS30 family transposase: protein MERDYCSTKKRYAHLKESERYKIEVLLADRKKVAEIAKLLRRNKATIYREIGRGAVARLQYDLSEKITYRAHVGQAEYEKRGRNKERSLKIGRDKELEEYIRVKLIDERFSPDAVIGEIKVSGRKFTGMICTKTLYNYIDKGIFSGISNKDLWQKRNKKRRKYRPVGRVSRTNRMCRSIEKRPLAVEKRRDYGHWEGDTIKGPRRSKTSLITLTERKSREEIIIKVAQASQEAIKAAIDELERKYSQGFKSKFKSITFDNGAEFLDWRSLEISIFDKRRRTTIYFAHSFSSWERGTNENHNRMIRRFIPKGTDIADFKESQIKDIEGWMNAYPRKILAYKTPKQVAAEYLQSNSFDRELKFCRN, encoded by the coding sequence ATGGAGCGAGACTATTGTAGCACAAAGAAGAGGTATGCGCATTTAAAGGAGTCAGAGCGTTACAAGATTGAAGTATTGTTGGCAGACCGTAAAAAAGTAGCAGAGATCGCAAAATTGCTTCGCCGGAACAAAGCGACGATATACCGGGAGATCGGGCGAGGCGCAGTAGCGCGGCTACAGTATGATTTGTCAGAGAAAATAACATATCGGGCTCATGTAGGGCAGGCAGAGTATGAAAAGCGAGGGCGTAACAAAGAACGGTCATTAAAGATCGGCAGAGATAAAGAACTGGAAGAATACATTCGGGTGAAACTGATAGATGAACGATTCTCTCCTGACGCGGTTATCGGTGAGATTAAGGTTAGCGGACGAAAGTTTACCGGAATGATCTGCACAAAGACGTTGTATAACTATATAGATAAAGGGATTTTTTCGGGCATAAGCAATAAGGATTTATGGCAGAAGCGCAACAAGAAACGCCGAAAGTATCGTCCAGTCGGTAGGGTGAGTCGGACGAACCGGATGTGTCGAAGCATCGAGAAGCGGCCCTTGGCGGTTGAAAAGCGCCGTGATTATGGGCATTGGGAAGGCGATACGATAAAAGGGCCCAGGAGATCAAAAACTAGCCTTATCACGCTGACCGAGCGAAAGAGCCGCGAAGAAATTATTATAAAAGTGGCGCAGGCTTCGCAGGAGGCGATAAAAGCAGCGATTGATGAACTGGAGCGTAAATACAGCCAAGGCTTCAAAAGTAAGTTTAAGTCTATAACCTTTGATAATGGTGCTGAATTTTTAGACTGGAGATCGCTGGAAATCAGCATTTTTGATAAAAGACGCAGAACAACAATCTACTTTGCTCATTCATTTAGTTCTTGGGAACGCGGCACGAATGAGAATCACAACCGGATGATCCGTAGATTTATCCCCAAAGGCACGGATATCGCCGACTTTAAGGAGTCACAGATTAAAGACATAGAAGGTTGGATGAACGCTTATC